The following are encoded together in the Candidatus Margulisiibacteriota bacterium genome:
- a CDS encoding SAM-dependent methyltransferase: MIETFPHDSQFLTNDSRKTRWAVPYNHECLNSRVENIIIRNKHIIEGKRILDLGCHFGTFSYAVLTHGANYVYGIDSEEKLISEALQFFKAGKIDTNRYRFQQGDIISILEKMTPGEFDTILCLGIFYYVNDPLYLLRLMKKVAKNIIIDTFTAYYAAVVSKDGTEIAQYTLPETFNLPIVVYPMTQAQKKDYTLKHTFRKKDRNKPLSLLTLPTLKAMENFLNLCNLQYRVLPWDAYVVNNYQWQDFINPGVKKSSHWADIYHSKIRVSYLIEQG; encoded by the coding sequence ATGATAGAAACATTTCCTCACGATTCTCAATTTCTAACAAACGATAGCAGAAAAACCCGATGGGCGGTTCCATACAACCACGAATGCCTCAACTCCCGAGTCGAAAATATCATTATTAGAAACAAACACATTATTGAAGGAAAAAGAATATTAGATCTCGGCTGCCATTTCGGAACATTTTCTTATGCTGTCCTCACTCACGGAGCAAACTATGTTTATGGGATAGATAGCGAGGAAAAACTTATATCCGAGGCATTACAATTTTTCAAGGCCGGCAAAATTGATACAAACAGATATCGTTTCCAGCAAGGTGACATAATATCTATTTTAGAGAAGATGACGCCAGGTGAATTCGATACGATACTATGTCTGGGCATTTTTTATTACGTTAATGATCCGCTCTATTTACTACGGCTCATGAAAAAAGTTGCAAAAAACATTATCATCGATACTTTTACTGCTTATTATGCGGCTGTTGTTTCAAAAGACGGGACCGAAATAGCCCAATATACGTTACCAGAAACGTTTAATCTTCCAATCGTTGTTTACCCGATGACCCAGGCTCAAAAAAAAGACTATACACTTAAACATACCTTTAGAAAAAAAGACCGAAATAAACCGCTCAGTTTACTCACATTACCGACACTGAAAGCGATGGAAAACTTTTTAAATTTATGTAATTTACAATATAGAGTATTGCCGTGGGATGCCTATGTCGTTAATAATTATCAATGGCAGGATTTCATTAATCCCGGAGTAAAAAAGTCTTCCCACTGGGCAGATATCTACCACTCGAAAATCAGGGTATCATATTTGATCGAGCAGGGATAA
- a CDS encoding MBL fold metallo-hydrolase: MRELLAIQNDVYCIPVGNLLANCYIIKCGNDKALIIDPGDESPYIEKTLQSLCLHPIAIIITHVHFDHVGACYPLKEKYGIPVYMHYDDKVLIAEVMNWSSYLCDKYVPFQPDQFLNDEEVVEFEDKQIKVLLTPGHSPGSISLLFDTILFSGDVIFANGGFGRTDLWGGSYETIMTSLHRKILTLPENTVICPGHGSTSTIKNEKKYYEFRT, from the coding sequence ATGAGAGAATTATTAGCCATACAGAACGATGTTTATTGTATTCCGGTCGGAAACCTTTTAGCTAATTGTTATATCATTAAATGTGGGAATGACAAGGCCCTTATCATTGATCCCGGCGATGAATCTCCGTATATTGAGAAAACTCTGCAGTCATTATGTCTGCATCCTATCGCTATTATCATTACTCATGTCCATTTTGATCATGTCGGTGCATGTTATCCTTTGAAAGAGAAATACGGGATACCTGTTTATATGCATTATGATGACAAGGTGCTCATAGCTGAAGTAATGAATTGGTCGAGTTATCTCTGTGATAAGTATGTGCCGTTTCAGCCTGATCAGTTTCTCAATGATGAAGAAGTCGTCGAATTTGAAGATAAGCAGATTAAAGTGCTTTTAACCCCTGGTCATTCGCCGGGAAGCATTTCTCTGCTTTTTGATACTATACTTTTTAGTGGGGACGTAATATTTGCCAATGGAGGTTTTGGAAGGACAGATCTTTGGGGCGGCTCTTATGAAACCATTATGACCTCTCTCCATAGGAAAATATTGACATTACCTGAAAATACAGTAATATGTCCTGGACACGGGAGCACTTCAACAATAAAAAACGAGAAGAAATATTATGAATTTAGGACATAA
- a CDS encoding 16S rRNA (cytosine(1402)-N(4))-methyltransferase, with translation MNLGHNPVLLRSAVEMLSVNPHGVYVDGTLGGSGHAQLIFSSLADNGVLVGIDKDNEAIAYATTIFTGKKNVIIVKDSFANIKKVLFDNSIAKIDGVILDLGMSSYQIDTAERGFSYISNAKLDMRMDITQLVTAKTVINEYSTEQLVRIFYEYGEEPAGMKIVREIVKTRQKQMIENTGELVAIIRKVLGQGTRGMTAIKRVFQAIRIEVNKELDDLKTFLHDVTDLLNPGGRIVIITFHSLEDRIVKSFFREMAIVCTCPPSFPKCICGQQPVLKLITKKPIVPDEEEIQANIRAKSAKLRVAERL, from the coding sequence ATGAATTTAGGACATAATCCGGTCCTTTTGCGTTCCGCAGTTGAGATGCTATCAGTGAATCCTCATGGAGTCTATGTTGATGGGACACTTGGCGGAAGCGGCCATGCACAATTAATATTCTCTTCGCTTGCAGATAATGGTGTTCTTGTTGGAATCGATAAGGATAATGAAGCAATTGCTTATGCGACAACTATTTTTACCGGCAAGAAGAATGTTATTATAGTAAAAGACAGCTTTGCAAATATTAAAAAGGTTTTGTTCGATAACTCGATAGCTAAGATTGATGGTGTGATACTAGATTTGGGCATGTCCTCTTATCAAATTGATACAGCTGAACGGGGATTTTCGTATATCAGCAATGCAAAGCTTGATATGCGTATGGATATCACTCAGCTGGTCACTGCCAAGACTGTTATCAATGAGTACAGTACTGAACAGTTGGTCAGAATTTTTTATGAGTATGGTGAAGAGCCGGCCGGGATGAAGATAGTTCGGGAGATTGTAAAAACCCGCCAGAAGCAAATGATCGAGAATACTGGTGAATTGGTTGCTATTATAAGGAAAGTGTTGGGGCAGGGAACCAGAGGAATGACTGCTATAAAGCGAGTATTCCAGGCAATCCGGATCGAAGTTAATAAAGAGTTGGATGATCTTAAAACGTTTTTACATGATGTGACTGACCTTTTGAATCCTGGTGGCAGGATAGTGATAATAACGTTTCATTCGTTGGAAGACAGGATAGTTAAGTCTTTTTTTCGGGAAATGGCAATTGTTTGTACTTGCCCTCCTTCATTCCCGAAATGCATATGTGGGCAACAACCGGTACTTAAGCTCATTACTAAGAAGCCAATAGTTCCGGATGAAGAAGAAATACAAGCAAATATACGTGCTAAAAGCGCGAAACTTCGAGTGGCAGAGAGATTGTAA
- a CDS encoding potassium-transporting ATPase subunit KdpA (catalyzes the hydrolysis of ATP coupled with the exchange of hydrogen and potassium ions) — MHTIQIIFDFFQILIFFIVLTIVIKPLGIYCASVYDGKPLFLDPLLRPIERFFYKLSGIYPEKEMDWKEYSKSLFVFNGIGLFFLFLLLMFQHYLPLNPQHAKGFPFWSAVNIAVSYVTNTNWQIFSGETAISYFTQLAGFTLQSFLSAATGISVAISLIRGFARRSSGTIGNFWVDVTRSVLYVLLPISFIAAIVLLSQGVIQNFSPAIQTTMIQAGLPQIIPMGPVASQEAIKLVGTNGGGVFSANSSHPYENPTPMSNIVEIFLILIIPATLTYTFGYMIKDTRQGWAIYSVILVIFLFFTSIFYVSEAAGNPLVTKLGVSGPNMEGKEVRFGLAGTTLFTTATTATSCGAVNAMHDSLTPLGGMVPMVLMLLGEVVFGGAGSGLYTMLAFVVIAVFVAGLMIGRTPEYIGKKVEVFEIRMAVVAVLTSGLVVLIMLIITLSSKAGINSLINPGPHGLSEIIYAFASSANNNGSAFAGLNTNTGYYKIALALSMFIGRYVPVAAIIAMAGSFAKKKYVPPGYGTLPTHGVSFMFWHILVIMIIGVLTFSPTLALGPGVEQLMMTGSQGCPFPGS, encoded by the coding sequence ATGCATACTATTCAAATCATTTTTGATTTTTTCCAAATTCTTATTTTTTTCATTGTACTGACTATTGTCATTAAGCCGTTAGGTATCTATTGCGCTAGTGTCTATGATGGAAAGCCATTGTTCCTTGATCCATTACTCAGACCCATTGAGCGGTTTTTTTACAAGCTGTCTGGGATCTATCCTGAAAAAGAGATGGATTGGAAAGAGTATAGTAAATCGTTGTTCGTTTTTAACGGAATCGGCTTGTTTTTTCTTTTTCTATTGTTGATGTTCCAGCATTATTTGCCGCTTAATCCTCAGCATGCCAAAGGGTTTCCTTTTTGGTCCGCAGTTAATATCGCGGTAAGCTATGTAACAAATACCAACTGGCAGATATTTTCCGGAGAAACTGCAATCAGCTATTTTACTCAGCTGGCAGGATTCACGCTTCAGTCTTTTTTATCGGCTGCGACTGGTATTAGTGTTGCCATTTCTTTAATTAGGGGTTTTGCCCGACGTAGTTCTGGCACTATTGGTAATTTCTGGGTAGATGTAACGAGAAGTGTCTTGTATGTATTGCTGCCCATTTCTTTTATTGCTGCGATTGTTTTGCTTTCTCAGGGAGTTATTCAGAATTTTTCTCCTGCGATCCAAACGACCATGATTCAAGCAGGGTTGCCTCAAATTATTCCTATGGGCCCGGTTGCCTCACAAGAAGCTATTAAACTGGTCGGCACAAACGGAGGTGGCGTATTCTCTGCGAATAGTTCACATCCATATGAGAATCCTACACCGATGAGTAATATTGTTGAGATATTTTTGATTTTGATTATTCCTGCCACACTTACCTATACTTTTGGTTACATGATTAAAGATACCAGGCAGGGTTGGGCAATCTATTCGGTAATTCTAGTCATTTTTTTGTTTTTTACTTCAATTTTTTACGTATCAGAAGCTGCGGGTAATCCGTTAGTTACGAAGCTGGGAGTTAGCGGACCAAACATGGAAGGAAAAGAAGTCCGTTTCGGACTTGCCGGTACTACGCTTTTTACAACAGCTACTACGGCTACATCATGCGGCGCAGTAAATGCCATGCATGATTCCCTGACTCCTTTAGGCGGGATGGTCCCGATGGTACTTATGTTATTGGGTGAAGTTGTTTTTGGAGGAGCTGGATCGGGGTTGTATACCATGTTAGCTTTTGTTGTTATTGCGGTGTTCGTTGCAGGCCTTATGATTGGTCGAACACCTGAATATATCGGAAAGAAGGTCGAGGTGTTCGAGATCCGGATGGCAGTTGTCGCCGTCTTAACCTCCGGGCTAGTCGTACTCATAATGCTTATCATTACCCTTTCATCTAAAGCAGGAATCAATTCGTTGATTAATCCGGGGCCTCATGGATTAAGCGAGATTATCTATGCGTTTGCTTCGAGCGCGAATAACAACGGGAGTGCGTTTGCCGGACTTAATACAAATACTGGGTACTACAAAATTGCGTTGGCTTTATCTATGTTCATCGGTAGGTATGTGCCGGTAGCTGCAATCATTGCTATGGCCGGATCTTTCGCAAAAAAGAAGTATGTTCCACCGGGTTACGGCACGCTTCCTACTCACGGGGTATCGTTCATGTTTTGGCATATCCTTGTAATTATGATTATTGGTGTTTTAACATTTTCGCCGACATTAGCTCTCGGGCCAGGTGTCGAGCAGCTTATGATGACAGGCAGCCAGGGTTGCCCATTTCCCGGGAGTTGA